Below is a window of Paraburkholderia kururiensis DNA.
GCATCGCTTCGTGGAACGAACGGGGCTGCCCATGACGTCGATCGAACCCGCACTTCAGGAAGCCGAACGGCGCGGCCTGATTGCCCGCGACCACGAAACGATCGCGCCCACCCCGCTCGGCCAGCGCTTCCTGAACGACCTGCAGGCGCTCTTTCTCAAGGACGATGCGTAAGACGGGGCGCGACGTCCTTGCGAGCTGCCTGACGCTTCGGCCGGACGGCGGTTTCAGGTTACAATGCCGGGCTTCGGAGGTGTGGCAGAGCGGTTGAATGCACCGGTCTTGAAAACCGGCGAAGGGGCAACCCTTCCGTGAGTTCGAATCTCACCGCCTCCGCCAGAACGTCGACAACTACGGGCCGCCAGGCCCGTTTTTGCTTTCTGGCGTCCACCCTCGCGCCCCATGCGGCACCCCCCCCCTCAACACCGGCCTCCGCCCGCCTGTTCGCCGTTCGATATCCGTATTGCCCCGGTTTGAACATTGTCGAAATGACGTGTGAAATGAGCCTGTTCCGCAGGAAGTCCTTACAAACTTTTCGACAATCACAATCAAGAGGCCCACGTGTCAGAACAACAATCGGCGGAAATTGCTGCACGCATCGACCGCCTGCCCCCTTCACGCACCGTGTGGACGATGGTGATCCTGATCTCCCTCGGCGGCGTCTTCGAGTTCTACGACCTCTTCTTCACCGGCTACGTGGCGCCAGGCATGGTGGAGTCCGGACTGTTCAAACCGGAGTCGCTCGGCTTCTTCGCGGCGCTCCAGCCGCTCGCCGTCGCGGGCTTCGGCACCTTCGTCTTCTCGACGTTCGCAGGCCTGTGGATCGGCGCCCTCGTCTTCGGTTTCGTCGCGGACCGCTTCGGTCGGCGCTTCATCTTCACCTGGTCGCTGGTCTGGTACATGGTCTGCACGGCGATCATGGCGTTCCAGACTACGGGCCTCGAACTCAACCTCTGGCGCCTGATCGCGGGCATCGGCATCGGCGTCGAACTCGTCACCATCGACTCGTACATCTCCGAGTTGATCCCCAGCGCCGAGCGCGGACGCGCGTACGCCACCAACCAGTTCATCACGTTCCTCGTGGTGCCGGTGGTCGCGTTCCTCGCCTATGCGCTGAAGGGCACGCACCCGTTCGGCCTCGACTACTGGCGCGTCGTGATCCTGATCGGCACGGTGGGCGCCCTCTTCGTCTGGATCATTCGCCGTAACGTGCCGGAAAGCCCGCGCTGGCTCGCCCGCCACGGCCGGTTCGAAGAGGCTGGACGCATCGTCGCCGACATCGAGCGCCGCGTGGCCGCCGAGAAAGGCATCACGCTGCCGCCGCCCCAGCCCGCGCGACCCGAGAAGGAAGGCCGCGGCTCCTATGCCGAAATCTTCGGCCCGCTCTACCTGAAGCGCACGATCATCCTCTCGGTGTTCAACATGGCCCAGGTGATCGGCTTCTACGGCTTCGCCGCCTGGGTGCCGACGCTCCTGATCCACCGCGGCATCCACGTGACGGCGAGCCTCGAATACGCGTTCATCATCGCCATCGCCAATCCGTTCGGGCCGCTGCTCGGCACCTGGTTCGCGGACCGGCTGGAGCGCAAGACGCAGATCTGCGCGGGCCTGCTGGTGATGGGCATCGTCATCGCGATCTTCTCGCAGACGTCCGAACCGTGGCTGCTGATCGCGCTCGGCGTCGTGTTCACGCTGGCCTCGAACATCATGTCGTACGCCTACCACGGCTACCAGGCCGAGCTGTATCCGACGCGCGTGCGGGCTCGGGCCGTGGGCTTCGTCTACTCGTGGAGCCGGATCTCGGCGGCGTTCGCGGGGCTCGCCATCGGCATCCTGCTGCATCTGTACGGCGTGCCGGGCGTCGCGGTGTTCATTGGGGCGTCCATGGTGGTCGGCATCTGCATGATCCTGCTGGGGCCGTCCACCCGCGGTCAGGCGCTCGAATCGATCAACCATTGAGAAACGGTGGCACGGACAGCCGGACGGGCGCAAAGCCCCGTCCGGCGGGCGACCGGCGCCGGAATGGCGTGGAAATAGCGTTGCAATGGCCCGGCAGACGCTGCAAAGGCACAACGCCCACGCGACGCAAATCTAGGTGAAAACCCTTATATCCGGTATCATGGCGGCCAGACCCGGAAGATACCGCCATGCCTGCCCGTTTTCAGCTTTTTGAAAGAATCGCGTTCTCGCTCGTCGTGTTCGCCGCGCTTCTCTGCTCCGCCTTCATCGCGTACGAAAGTTCGCCCGAATTCCGCTTCGGTCTGCACGAAGGCAAGGAACTCGTTCTGAAGAGCACGGAGTACTCGTACATGTGCGCCTCGGCCATGAGCCAGCCTTGCGCGCAGATACCCGTCGAGTGATTGACGACGTCGGCACGTCGCTATTCATGGCGCCGGCCGACGATCCGCTTGAACCGCTGTCTGCCGCGTTCGAAGCCACCCCTCTGTTTGCGTAAAGACTTGCCGCGGCGCAAGTCGCTCCGTACGCCGTCGCTCATTTCGCGCGCTTGCCTCCAGTCGCGCAGGGCGAATGCGGATTGCAACCGCACGAATTTGACCTAGCATCGAATCACGTTCGGCATCTGAGTTCCTGGCGATGCTCCTTCGCGTACGTCACCTTCGTTGCGTCACCACGGCTTGTGCGTCGACCCCGTTGCGCCTCACGCGCAGCGCGGCTGCTCTGGCATTCGGCCTCGCCGTGTCGGCCTGCAACTTCACGATCACGCCGCCCGGCCGACCGGCGCTGATCACACCGCCCGCCGCGGTCAACAGCCTCACGCTGGACCAGTACCGGTCCGCCGTCGCTCAACGCATTCTCGAGCGCAATCCCTCTTACGTGCTGCATGGTTCGCCTCAAGCCATGCTGCGTTCGCTCGTGGTCGTATCCTTCACGGTGGACAGCCGCGGCGGCGTAGTGACCTCGTCGGTATATCGCACCAATGGCGACGACGAAGCGGAGAGCACTGCGCTCGCCACGCTCAGGCGCGCCTCGCCGCTGCCGCAGCCGCCTTCGAAACTGCTCAACACACGCGGCCAGCTGGAACTGATGGAAGACTGGCTGTTCAACGACAACGGCAAGTTCCAGCTGCGCACGCTCGCGTCCCCGCAGGCTCAAAACTTCAACTGACGCGCGGCAAGCAAACGGTCTTCGGCGCTTTCCACGCGGGCTCGCACGCTCGTTATAATTTCCCGCGACTTTCCCGCCGGCACGCCGGCACTTGCTGCGCACTACCCTGCTGCGCGAGCAAACCATAACCGCCATGCAGCCACGCCATCCGCGCCGGCCGCGACGTGCGGTCAGAGCCCGGCCGAGTCTCCACACGCTTCACGCCGATCGAAGCGAGGCCGCACTAGGGCCGACGACAATCGCAGCAACCGCCATCACGGCAATCAGCACCGAACGACAACACACGCCCCGCCCTCACGGCGCGGGGTCGGCACGCCGCCGGCACCGCCGTAGCGTGCCGCCTCGAACAGGAGACACTGCATGTCCACATCGCCGCTTTCCTCCGCACGCGCGGACACCGAGGACACCGCTGCATCGATCAGAACTTCGCGCGTCATCTTCGCGAGCTTCATCGGCACGGCCATCGAGTTCTACGATTTCTACGTCTACGCCACCGCAGCCGCGCTCGTAATCGGCCCCGTGTTTTTTCCGCACAGCTCCGCCATGGCGCAAGCACTCTCGGCATTCGTTACGTTCGGCATCGCGTTCGTTGCGCGGCCGATCGGGTCGTTCCTGTTCGGCCATTTCGGTGATCGCATCGGACGCAAATCGACGCTGGTCGCGTCGCTGCTCGTCATGGGGTTGTCCACCACGCTAATCGGCTTTGTGCCCGGTTACGACAGCATCGGCAGCCTGGCGCCGATCCTGCTGTGCGTGCTGCGCTTCGGCCAAGGCATTGGTCTTGGCGGCGAATGGGGCGGCGCCGCGCTGCTCGCCACGGAATACGCCCCGGCCGGCAAGCGCGGCTGGTTCGGCATGTTTCCTCAGCTTGGACCGTCGGTCGGCTTTCTTGCCTCGAACGGCCTGTTCTTCGGTCTTGCGCTGTCGCTCTCGGACGAACAGTTCCGTAGCTGGGGTTGGCGCGTACCGTTTCTCGTGAGCGCGGTGCTGGTCGCGCTCGGCCTCTACGTGCGCCTCAAGATCGCCGAAACGCCCGCGTTCAAGGCGGCTGTCGAACGCGAAGAACGCGTGCGCGTGCCGCTCGCGACGCTGTTGACCGAGCATGGCGGAGCAACCGTGCTCGGCGCGCTCGCGATGGTGGTGTGCTACACGCTGTTCTATATCTCGACGGTGTTCTCGCTCTCGTACGGCGTCTCGACGCTGCATTTCTCGCGTCCGGAGTTTCTCGGTCTGCTGTGCGTGGCCGTGGTTTTCATGGGTCTCGCCACGCCGCTGTCGGCCTGGGCTAGCGACCGCTTTGGCCGCAAGCCGGTGCTCGTCGTCGGCATCGCGGCGGCGATTCTCTCCGGTTTCGCGATGCAGCCGCTGCTCGGCAGCGGGTCCACGCCGCTCGTGCTGCTGTTTCTCGTGATCGAGCTGTTCCTGATGGGCGTGACCTTCGCACCGATGGGCGCGCTCTTGCCGGAACTCTTCCCCACGCGGGTGCGTTACACCGGCGCAGGCGTGGCCTACAACCTGGGCGGGATTCTGGGTGCTTCCGTGGCGCCCTATATCGCCCAGTTGCTCGCGGCGCACGGCGGACTCGCGTGGGTGGGCGGCTACGTTTCCGTCGCGGCCGTGGTGAGCCTTGTCGGCGTGCTCTGCATGCGCGAGACGCGCGACGCGAACCTGATCTAGCGCAGCCGGCTACCGGGGACGGCACACTGCGTGCATTCCCCGAATTGCGGGGCTCATTTGCGCGTGCCTATACTGCAAACAGGTCGTCCCTCACCCGCGGCGCGAAGCCGCCTTACCGAGTGCGAA
It encodes the following:
- a CDS encoding MFS transporter, which encodes MSTSPLSSARADTEDTAASIRTSRVIFASFIGTAIEFYDFYVYATAAALVIGPVFFPHSSAMAQALSAFVTFGIAFVARPIGSFLFGHFGDRIGRKSTLVASLLVMGLSTTLIGFVPGYDSIGSLAPILLCVLRFGQGIGLGGEWGGAALLATEYAPAGKRGWFGMFPQLGPSVGFLASNGLFFGLALSLSDEQFRSWGWRVPFLVSAVLVALGLYVRLKIAETPAFKAAVEREERVRVPLATLLTEHGGATVLGALAMVVCYTLFYISTVFSLSYGVSTLHFSRPEFLGLLCVAVVFMGLATPLSAWASDRFGRKPVLVVGIAAAILSGFAMQPLLGSGSTPLVLLFLVIELFLMGVTFAPMGALLPELFPTRVRYTGAGVAYNLGGILGASVAPYIAQLLAAHGGLAWVGGYVSVAAVVSLVGVLCMRETRDANLI
- a CDS encoding MFS transporter, giving the protein MVILISLGGVFEFYDLFFTGYVAPGMVESGLFKPESLGFFAALQPLAVAGFGTFVFSTFAGLWIGALVFGFVADRFGRRFIFTWSLVWYMVCTAIMAFQTTGLELNLWRLIAGIGIGVELVTIDSYISELIPSAERGRAYATNQFITFLVVPVVAFLAYALKGTHPFGLDYWRVVILIGTVGALFVWIIRRNVPESPRWLARHGRFEEAGRIVADIERRVAAEKGITLPPPQPARPEKEGRGSYAEIFGPLYLKRTIILSVFNMAQVIGFYGFAAWVPTLLIHRGIHVTASLEYAFIIAIANPFGPLLGTWFADRLERKTQICAGLLVMGIVIAIFSQTSEPWLLIALGVVFTLASNIMSYAYHGYQAELYPTRVRARAVGFVYSWSRISAAFAGLAIGILLHLYGVPGVAVFIGASMVVGICMILLGPSTRGQALESINH
- a CDS encoding energy transducer TonB family protein; translation: MLLRVRHLRCVTTACASTPLRLTRSAAALAFGLAVSACNFTITPPGRPALITPPAAVNSLTLDQYRSAVAQRILERNPSYVLHGSPQAMLRSLVVVSFTVDSRGGVVTSSVYRTNGDDEAESTALATLRRASPLPQPPSKLLNTRGQLELMEDWLFNDNGKFQLRTLASPQAQNFN